One region of bacterium genomic DNA includes:
- a CDS encoding alcohol dehydrogenase catalytic domain-containing protein: MKTMQALVFKKIGKIEPETLPMPALQEPTDVLIKVAACGICGSDIKILEGKHAYKENTVLGHEFCGTVVEIGPAVHSLQVGDRIAIDNNPRCGVCDYCRMGFSSQCEWIKERTIGIFKNGGYAEYAVAPESVCYKLPESMDDITATQVETLGTVMNGMNTVQMQPWDSVLVLGCGPIGYLFTSLAKNIAAEVMVTEIDPFRLNIAKQLDVPALNPNETDLAKEIKERTNGKGVDIVIDAVGTQLGEALKYVTAGGKILAFGMDDSAQVTVTPYQITRRAVKILGTYIGQNTMLPSIKILKSGKINLKPFFTETIQLPQGVEAFAKLGLDLKTMQHVPKKALKIVLKP, encoded by the coding sequence ATGAAAACGATGCAGGCTTTGGTGTTTAAAAAAATTGGGAAAATAGAACCGGAAACGCTGCCGATGCCCGCACTGCAGGAACCAACCGACGTGCTCATCAAGGTGGCGGCCTGCGGCATCTGTGGATCGGATATCAAAATTCTCGAGGGCAAACACGCCTACAAGGAGAACACGGTTCTGGGCCACGAATTCTGTGGAACGGTTGTAGAGATCGGTCCGGCGGTTCACTCTCTGCAAGTGGGAGATCGCATTGCCATTGACAACAATCCGCGCTGCGGCGTCTGCGATTACTGCCGCATGGGTTTCAGCAGTCAGTGCGAGTGGATCAAAGAGCGCACCATCGGCATTTTCAAGAATGGCGGTTATGCTGAATACGCCGTGGCGCCGGAGAGCGTGTGCTACAAACTGCCGGAGAGCATGGACGACATCACCGCCACCCAGGTGGAGACGCTGGGCACGGTAATGAACGGCATGAACACCGTGCAGATGCAGCCATGGGATTCGGTGCTGGTGCTGGGCTGCGGCCCCATCGGCTACCTGTTCACGTCACTGGCGAAAAACATCGCTGCCGAGGTCATGGTCACCGAGATCGATCCGTTTCGATTGAACATCGCCAAACAGCTGGATGTGCCGGCGTTGAATCCGAACGAGACCGATCTGGCCAAGGAGATCAAGGAGCGCACGAACGGTAAAGGGGTGGACATCGTCATCGATGCCGTGGGCACGCAGCTCGGCGAGGCGCTGAAATATGTCACCGCCGGCGGCAAGATCCTCGCTTTCGGAATGGACGACAGCGCGCAGGTCACCGTGACCCCCTATCAGATTACTCGTCGTGCGGTCAAGATTCTGGGCACCTATATCGGACAGAACACCATGCTGCCGTCCATCAAGATCCTCAAATCCGGCAAGATCAACCTCAAGCCGTTTTTCACCGAAACCATCCAACTGCCACAGGGGGTGGAGGCGTTTGCCAAATTGGGCCTGGATCTAAAGACCATGCAGCATGTACCGAAAAAAGCCCTCAAGATCGTGCTGAAACCCTAA